Within Rhododendron vialii isolate Sample 1 chromosome 12a, ASM3025357v1, the genomic segment AGAAATCCATGTATTTACCTACAAAAAAGAGAAAGCCTACAATccacaaaaggaaaaatagcaAGCATTATTTGGTAAACTACCatatctcttcttttttggataAATAATCGAAGCATAATAGCACAGGCATTTGAGCAATGCGAACCATTTGTATGAAAATCGCAAAAAGGGCCGTAAAAGATTATATTACCAAGAAGGCATTAATGGAATGCCACCCATATACAATTGAAGGCCACAAGACAAACGGGTCCTATACACTTGCACTCCTATTCGATTGAAAAAgttcaaaccaatctaaaaattggtcaagagaTGGAAAACAATCAtacttgtcccaactatacaatctatttaacaaaaaacttttgattcttGATAAAAGCTTTTCAACCCCTTCAAAGCATCTCGAATTTCTTTCACGCCAAATCacccacatcaaacaaagagggATCATAGCCCAAACATGCTTCCCTCCTTTTCCCACTCTAGCACCTTTCCAAGCAATTAAGAGTTTCATGACACTACTTGATACAACCCACTGTATCCCAAACCAAGAGAAGATCAAAGTCCAAAGTTCTCATGCCACTGGGCAATGAAGGAGGAGGTGATTGACCGTCTCCATATCCCTTTtgcacatacaacaccaattTACCAAGATTCTCTGTCTCCGAATCAAGTTATCGATAGTAAGAATCTTGCCTTGAGCCGCACACCAAACAAAGAAACTCATTTTAAGCGGAGCCGCTGTTTTCCAAATAGCTTGCCAAGGAAAGGAGGAATTACCCCTCCGACATAAAGCTAGATAAAAGGATTTCACTCGAAAGGCTCTAGATGAAGATAGATTCCACCGCATCTCATCCTCCCCTTCTCCTAACCCCCGTACATCATACTCTAGAGAGCAACACCATCAAAGCCGCCTCCTCCTAGCCGCCTCCTCCTGTACACGCACATCTCTACACAAGCGGATATCCTAAACAGTAACTCCATTCTGGACATGGAGGTAATCATAAACTTTCACATCTTTGTCGCAAGCTAAAAGATAAATATCCGGAAAAGTTTCCCTCAAACATGCATCCCCACACCATACATGCTCCCAAAACTTCACTCTACACCCGTCACCAACCGCCATACGAGTATTCTTACCAAAAACCTCCCCACCCATTCATAATGCCCCTCCAAAGCGCCACACCATAAAGGATCCTCACATCAAGGGAAGCCCAATCTCCTTACCCACATCCATACTTTGCCACTATTATCTTTCTCCACCATCTTTCCCTTTCACAAGCAAATCTCCAAAGCCATTTGCCCAACAAGGCTTGATTGAACAACTTTAACCTCCTCACACCCAAACCGCCCTCTCATGGGAGCGCAAACCTTGTCCCACTCAACTAGATGGTATTTAAACTTTCCCCTacaccactccaaagaaagTCTCTTTGTATTTTCTCTATTCTCTTAGCCACAGAAGCTGGAATGACAAATTGAGACATAAAGTAAATGGGCAAGCTAGAAAACGTATTTTTTGATTAAGGTCACTCTACCACCTTTTGGAATGTATTGCCGCTTCCAACTTGCCGACCTCTTCTGAAATCTTTCTTCAACTGAATCCCACACTGCCTTTGCTTTGTAAGAAGAACCCAACGGCAATCCCAAATATGACACCGGAAGTGCCGCCACCTTGCAGCCCAAAACATGAGCAATATCCCCTATGTCTTCAACCACACAAATCGGAATCATCTCTGATTTGCCCAAATTCACCTTGAGACCAGAAACAGTGTTGAAGCATAACAGGACACACCGAAGGTATCCCATCTGCTTCGGTTCCGCATCACAAAACAACAAAGTATCACCAGCATAGAGAATGTGAGAGACCATCAACCCCATACCATTTACCTTGGCCACCTCAAAACCATGTAAGAAACCACCCTCAACTGCTTTCTAAATCAACCGATTGGACGCTTCCATGACTAAAATAAAGAGAAGCGGGGGAGAGAAGATTACCCTGACGTAGACCTCTTGAAGTTTGAAAAAACCCTGCAGGAGTCCCATTCACCATGATAGACATACTGACAGAAGAGTTGCAAAATTTTATCCATTTCCCCCACAGCTCTCCAAAGCCCATCAGTTGCATAATGTAAATCAGAAAATCTCAATTAACATGATCATACGCTTTCTCAATATCTAGCTTGCAAATAATATCTTGAGTACCACTCTTTAATCTCGAGTCTATGCACTCATTAGCCACCAACACCGCATCAAGAATCTGTCTCCCCTCAACAAAAGCATTCTAAGACTCCGAAACAACCTTGCCCACCACCTTCTTCAAACGAATTGCCAGCACTTTAGCCAACAACTTGTAAGCTCCGCCGAGTAAACTGATAGGTTTAAAATCCTTGATGTCTTCCGCTCCTCCCTTTTTTGTGATCAAAGCTACAAAAGAAGGATTCAAACTCCTTTCAAATTCTCCAAACCTCCAAAAATGGTGGAACATACCCAACACTTCTCCTCTCACCACTCCCCAACAACGTTGAAAGAAAGCCAATGACATACCATCCGGACCAGGCGCGTTGTCTCCATTCAAAGACTTTAAGGCATCTAACACTTCCGTTTCATCAAACGGTCTTTCCAGCCATGAAGCCTCCTCAACCAAAATAGCATCAAACTCCAAATCGTCAACCAGGGGCGACTCTGCCCTCCTCCTTAAACAAACCGGCATAGAAGTTGGCCACGCCTGCTCTGATCTCGTCATTCTTCTCCAAAGTTCTATCCCCAGTTTGAATCTTCCCATACAAGTGTGTTAAGAGAAATCTATAGAATCTTGAAAGTGATCTTGAGAAggtgaatctttttttttttttttccaactattTGAAGTGCTAACAGAAAAGCTCTATAGTGGTTTTAACATATACAAAGAACTTTCAATGCCGTCAGAATGTCCGCCATTTCTTTCCTTTCGAATAATACACATCAAACATAGCAGAATCATCACACCTTTCTCCTCCTCACCAATTATAAGATAAACATCACACTTCTGGATTCACCTGTCTACTTGAACCACGGGAGGATAAAGGACCAAAACTCCCACACATCATTATATAACGTTGGTTTTCTTCCACGCAAAATCAGCTTGTGTCGTGATGCGATGTTGCTGAAACTGATGTACAGTTCCAAATGACTTCCACAGTGGCCACCATAATCTTAGTTAGATTAGAAGGAAATCAGGAGGGCGTTTTTTGTAGTGTCCATTGTTGTTTCTGAAATCTAGCTTAGTCTGTTTTCAAGTTTACTAGATTTGTTCCTGGCATTGCAGGCTCCTGATTTTGATGGGCAAGAACTGACATTGAAGCTTCATCACGATGGATTGTTGGGCAGTTTTGAGGGCTCCTCTGGCAAGTATCAATTTGATAATGCTACATAGAAGAATGTGTTGTTTTGACACCCATGTCCTTTGTTTGGTGTGATTTCAATCTCTGGTGGTTGCTTGATACAAGCCTAGTTAGTTAAATTTATGATATGAGagtgttacaaaaaaaaaatgtgccatATATGGAGACTGACAGTTCAGTATTACTAAGTGCATTTTTGCAAAACTTATATTGTGGTGAAATGTCTTTCGTGATGGCAGGAAAATCATATGATGTGGTCAATTTCAATGCGCAAGATCCAGATGCGACAGTTTTCCTATCATCTGCACTCGAATCACAAATTGGTAAGCCCTTGCATTTGATGAGTTTCTTGCCTTTCACTCATTGTTGCAGttgcttccttttcttttgcctGAATGAATATTTTATCTAAGTGTATTGATTAACCGTGTTGTGGATTTATGGTCCTTTTATGCATTATTGATGCCCCCTGGTTGCAATTGGTTTT encodes:
- the LOC131311891 gene encoding uncharacterized protein LOC131311891, which codes for MGLMVSHILYAGDTLLFCDAEPKQMGYLRCVLLCFNTVSGLKVNLGKSEMIPICVVEDIGDIAHVLGCKVAALPVSYLGLPLGSSYKAKAVWDSVEERFQKRSASWKRQYIPKASVAKRIEKIQRDFLWSGVGESLNTI